Part of the Diprion similis isolate iyDipSimi1 chromosome 10, iyDipSimi1.1, whole genome shotgun sequence genome, CTCTTACCCCTAAATAAACATGAATAACATAGAAACATACACACTCGCACATCCATTAATAAATACCTAATATCAGCAATTGAAAAGTGTTGTTTTGCCCCAAAACCATTTAATAACTTGGAGTCAATTGAAGTCATGTGTAGTCAGTTGAAGTCCCTTAAAGTCATCACAAATCAATTGAAATCAGTAAGTCAGTTTAAGTTAGCTGAAATCAGTAGATGTCAGTCGAAGTTACTTGAAGTCAGTTGAAGTCAGTGAGTCAATCAAAGTCAGTCGAAGTCAGTTGGAGTCAGTCGAAATCACTCGAAGTCAGTTGAAGTCACTTGAAGTCAGTTAAAGTTGGATTCAGTCAAAGTCAGTCGAAGTCAGTTGACTTCATGAAGGCTTGAAGTCAGGTGTACGGTCAATCGCCGAGTGGTGAACCCCTTGGTTCCGCCCTTCCTGCGTTTCGGAGATATTCAAGGAAAAAATTTGGGTTGTGCTTCAAAAGACCCAGGGTACTATAGAGGGTTCAGGCTCCGTTTATTGACTTAatcttgaattaatttttttttacctaaatCGCAATTGATGAACCCAAATGCTCAAGACATTTCTTGTATGACAGCCTCGACAGCTTCTACAAACGACGAACATACTTTGTACGGTGCTGGTGATATCTTGTTTTCGTCTTCCTCCCTGTATTTTCCAGTCTGCACAAGGATTCCTCTTATCCCTACTGCTTGGGCCCCAGCCACATCGTCTCTCACATCCTTACATTGAAATTTATCCTTCATGACACGTCATTGTTaaacaatattagaacaaactCATGCTATATACCTATGTTTAAAACCTACATCGCCTATCATAACTGCTTCCTCTGGCCTCGTACTTCCTAAGGctgctttgaaaaattcagccGTAGGTTTACCGACTACCTCAGCCTTCATATTTGAGGAATACTCCAGGCCTTTTATAAATGGTCCAGGTCCCAATGCCAGGCCATCTTCACGCTTGTAGTATCGTCCTTCGTGGATAGCTATCAATGATGCACCTTCTAAAAGAAGTCTGCAGCATTCTCGAAgtgatttattaaattttgtgacaaacaaaatttttttttctcacacaaTAGACTCTCCATAACTTCTTGTCTTCAGGACTTTGGCAGTGAAGTCTTGCCTTCGGCTGGCTACACAATCTTGATATTAAAATACCCTGAATTTTCCTGGTTTTGCTAGCTAAGATTTCCGATTTTTCCTGACTTCTCCGCAATAGCGAAGTCATTATTTGGTTTTCCATATTATTGAGTTCTAATGAACTGTATCTCATTACATTTTCCAGTATAGAACAGAAACAAGCAAGCAATCAGCAACACAGATGATCAATACTTTTTGAGTCTCGACCATATTGATTCTATAAAAAACATACTATGCATCATGCAATACTAAATATGTACCAATGGTTTTGCTGTTatgattcattcatttatcttcCTAATCCTATCATCACGAATAAAATGTCTAATGAATTATCTACTTTCGTTTCTGATTTTAACCAAATAAGGCAAAAGTAAAGTTTCTTGATATACGTTTTTAaataactcaaaaatcactAACAATGAGTAAAACACTTCTGAAAGGTACGAATAAAAGGTCAATTGAGACGAATTATTGTTCAATTATTCTTGACAAAACCTTCTAAACCTCGTTTTAAACTACATGAATTAAGGTCGCATTTCACTTGGCAGTTCTTCTATTATTTACGAGCCTTTGATGATATACGAGAATTTTTGATTTAGCTTAACCAAAAGATTTCTCCGGAAAAGCTCAAAGGTTGTAAAATGATCACGGATACACTATCAAAACCTGATTCAAAGTTATGGAATagtgagttgaaaaattttcatacattctaaaatttcaagtaacatCACTgcagtgtgtaaaaaaaaacttccacaAATCCAACTTTAAATTCGgtgtcaaaaattcagaataaactACACTACTCAACTTGAAGTGTTTGATCTATTTTCGAAACCGCCTGATTTTTTCAGACCTTAACTCACATTTCTTGATTTTTCCtggattttttcaacacacaCGAATCTACATATTTAGAAACTGCAGAGTTAAAGATGTTTTCATAAGTTGCTTACGTGAAATTGTTTCTTATGTCACCCTTTGATTTATAATTCTGCTACAGCCATGTGGTATAAAAGATTTTTGCAAGTTATGAAGAGTCGACTTCAGTAATTGTAGATGCTGGCTTAGGGAAACTGACCTGAAGGCTTTGTTTAATTCATGGTAATGAAATTTGGAAGGTGCCAATCCAACAACCACAGCATTTTGTGGACTGTCTTTGACAAGGTCTGTAAAATCTTCCATTGCCGCATCATCAATTAACAACAGAGGGTTTAGTTGGCGAGATATCAATACTTGTTTGACTGCGTTGAGCGAACTgaagatttcatttttatcgatcTCAAACCCAATTTCATTTAAACGACCATGCAAGTATCTCATCGACTCCTTTGACGTGTTGGTGACAAATTTTATGGATGCATTGGTATTCCGTAGCCTGCAAGTAATTGTAGTAAAATCACATAGTTATGACTAACAATAGTCCAGTGcatataatatcaataataaataaaaacattgtGTTCTCTAAGAATTCTATGAAATAAACGAATCAGGCACACAGCACAAACAAATAGCAACATTCAATGCAAGGTGTAATGTCATTGCAACTAATTCCAAGTTCACACAGTTCACAAATGCTCAAAGTATGCTAATTGATCGCGAATTGGAATATAGCTTGAGGACCTTTCTAAAGCTTCCACAGCTCCTGGTATGACGTTATTGTCTACGTGAAGTGTTCCACTGAGGTCTATCATAACCGTTCTTATTCTTCGAGTCATGCTTTATTTTGTCTTCTGATAGGTGTATATTTCCAGTtttacaaaaacgaaaatattgatttcacaactgaaataatacaaaatgtaCTACTGAACTGTGCTGAGCACGGACCACCGTGATTGTGATAACCATGGAGACTAGAGTAAAGGAGTTGAGCTCTATACATATGATTTGGCATCAAAAATCCGTAAAATAACGGCTTGCGCTGGTAACATCCGACCGCCCGGCTATAAGTTAttcgttttctattttcataacCTCAACTAATCACACCTAACCTCAGAATCTTGCAGCCGTTCTTCTGGCGACTAAGGGTGCATTCCGAAACTAGCTGGCAGTGCTGAAAACTCCTCAGGACAAAGACAGAGCTAGTCACAAACTcggcagcgcaaaagagataagagATTGCCGATAGCACTGGGAGCTAATTTTGGAACGCAACCTAATTAAGTCTACGAAAAACCCCTAGAGGAAGGTTACCAAGGGATCATGGTGTTGTGACGTCGGAGCGGCTGTAACATCCGACCGGAACGTccgtatgttttattgtttatgaTCATTCCCTAACATTAGTTACCAACTAACCAAAACTCTAAATGTGAGAACTCTGTAAGAAAGTCATTCAAGGAAACTGCTTAACCATCTGAAAGGCCCTAGATGAGGCATAACAACCATTATCATTAATCAAGAGTCCAGAAACCATATTACAGGATCCTCACATTACAGGAgactatgatattattattttattatcacaattTACTAACACCGTTATatcgaaatattatacaatacctAGTTGCAAACACGAAGTTTAGAGCCACATTATAGGCAACCTACGCTACAGCCTACAGCCCACGAGATAGATAAGACTATAACATGAAgatatataatcaatataatagaaaaattaataacattagAGAAATAACCTGTAAAGGCCAGGGACTGCGACACCTCCAAATacgtaaatacaaattattcaacattccCTTCCAAAACGCCGTATTGTAGGCAACGCGCCCAAACTTTGGGGGTCACGTAGACCTCTATTGCAGAACCGTACAGAACGCCACCTGGAGAGTGTATCAGTAACATAATAACAACTCACGggatgattctgtagggcgagGCAATCAAAAGGTAACtcaggaaaataataatgaatagacTATTATTAAATCATCAGAATCAAAATATCCACattatttttggagacgaagtATAATAGTGTTCCAGGATTAATTatattctataaaatatatcaaatattatattagagAACGCTCTTGTATCGCAGCTAAACATTAAGCAagcaaattaatcaattatcttCTATATGACCCTTCATTATATTCCCTAGCATACTAGAACATTCTAGAAATAAAAGTACGCTTGTAATATAACGCCCCGTACGCTCGAGAACGCCGACATTGTATAAAATCGAAACCAATATAATGATGTAGGTAAAGCTCACACGGATTCAACCCTAGGAAGCGGCGATCTCCAGCATACGCGCGTTACGCGCCCGAAGGCCACCTCATAAAGTTTTGTTAGACCCCCTACTCCTTCAGTACAACTACCAAGGAACCGCGCGCCTATCGACGAATACACTAGCGCGTTGCACCAACACACATATACGTGAAACTCATACCCATAATATACACTAATTCAAATCCTAAAAAACGAATACCACTCTAGTTCTCAATCTTAGAGAGGGGGTATGGAGCAAAGAGTTGGGGGCACAGTCCAAAGTCCAACTTTGCACCCAACACCAATAAATCCCATAGCATAGCATATCAGCCTAGTTTTAATTCTTAGAATAAGGGGAAGAAATGCGTTGTTGTGGGGCAATGCTCGAGGAGAGGATTTCACACCCCTATCGTTACCGCTCTGAATAAATACGAGCACACAGCGATCATTCGCTCTCTTGGTTTTTATCTCCAGTAGCTACAATTACTCAGTAGATCCTCGCGGTAAAATCCTCTAGCATTTTGCATTCCAACGACGAATCTCTTCCCGATTCATTatccaattttatattattaaaatttgttcattcttattctgtgtgtttaataaaaatatattctacttTAAACCAATTCCGAATCTAAATTATGTGTTCATTTAAAACAAGTTCCTTCATCACACCTATTCAACAGTTCCGGAAGAAGCCATCTCATAAAAGGTAaggtaaattttattctaataatttataacaatttccaACTCTCCGTTAATATCCAATTACGCGAAT contains:
- the LOC124411304 gene encoding haloacid dehalogenase-like hydrolase domain-containing protein 2, which gives rise to MTRRIRTVMIDLSGTLHVDNNVIPGAVEALERLRNTNASIKFVTNTSKESMRYLHGRLNEIGFEIDKNEIFSSLNAVKQVLISRQLNPLLLIDDAAMEDFTDLVKDSPQNAVVVGLAPSKFHYHELNKAFRLLLEGASLIAIHEGRYYKREDGLALGPGPFIKGLEYSSNMKAEVVGKPTAEFFKAALGSTRPEEAVMIGDDVRDDVAGAQAVGIRGILVQTGKYREEDENKISPAPYKVCSSFVEAVEAVIQEMS